A window from Lactiplantibacillus pentosus encodes these proteins:
- a CDS encoding ATP-binding cassette domain-containing protein: MKKHLTIRMVLFITALLILVGTESYLNVEIQLIIGKVIDALKKPEIFKYYLIVFMLISIVEIIAYLLMTLMQSITKIKIDSYVKKSVMKSMIRIRYQQMRKYDETEIRQMWLNDSADISSSTVTLLFQFIVEFVTGVIAVIQLFKISMMITLVVVSVMIGTSLLVHLVSTYSEKVTKSFRKVEAEIKRDFYNLFGFFRLQKIFENEKSLMQVLSDDGIRYVQSKTKFLMVSQFFRTFSRVLAAVLPVLVIVIGGGNGTNKLSVGQVAACITLVVTINAPIQDFNNLRVEWSTFKFKIDKLLNFNGLPKENYVDGKELQHISEIEFNNVGYTDGATKILESIDFRIKSGEKVAIVGASGSGKTTLVKVLSRLVAPTDGHVYINRVDISSYELQSLRNKIGFMTSTPFIENRTIDTLLVNHQEGQSLINRFRLQDNTLFHDLSETVSESTISGGQKKLYGLLDLLQTEHEILVFDELTTGLDWKTAQGVISELLKSSVGVIVITHENVLLEKFDKIIVMDNGRISQVGTPDEVIQKNSFFRKLVCGNES; this comes from the coding sequence ATGAAAAAACACTTGACGATTAGAATGGTACTATTTATAACAGCTTTGCTAATATTAGTTGGTACTGAGAGTTATTTGAATGTTGAAATACAATTAATTATTGGAAAAGTAATTGACGCGTTAAAGAAACCAGAAATATTTAAATATTATTTGATTGTCTTTATGCTGATTTCAATAGTAGAAATAATAGCGTATCTTTTGATGACGCTAATGCAAAGCATTACAAAAATTAAAATTGATTCTTATGTAAAAAAATCAGTAATGAAAAGTATGATTCGTATACGCTATCAGCAAATGAGAAAGTATGACGAAACTGAAATTCGACAAATGTGGTTGAACGACAGTGCTGATATATCGAGCTCTACTGTAACTTTACTATTTCAATTTATTGTTGAATTCGTTACTGGCGTGATCGCCGTAATTCAATTATTTAAGATCTCTATGATGATAACTCTTGTGGTTGTATCAGTCATGATTGGCACAAGTCTTCTTGTCCATCTAGTTTCTACGTATTCTGAAAAGGTCACGAAATCATTTAGAAAAGTTGAAGCTGAAATTAAGAGAGACTTTTACAATTTATTTGGATTTTTTAGATTGCAAAAGATCTTTGAAAACGAAAAAAGTTTGATGCAAGTTCTATCTGATGACGGAATTAGATATGTTCAGAGCAAAACCAAGTTTCTAATGGTATCTCAATTTTTTAGAACCTTCTCCAGAGTTTTAGCAGCGGTATTACCTGTCTTGGTTATTGTCATTGGCGGTGGAAATGGAACCAATAAGCTTAGTGTGGGACAGGTTGCTGCTTGCATAACGCTTGTTGTTACTATAAATGCACCAATTCAGGATTTTAATAATTTACGAGTTGAGTGGAGTACTTTTAAATTTAAGATCGATAAGTTGCTGAATTTCAATGGTTTACCAAAAGAAAATTATGTAGATGGTAAAGAACTGCAGCATATTTCAGAAATTGAATTTAATAACGTAGGCTATACCGATGGAGCTACAAAAATTCTAGAATCTATAGATTTCAGAATTAAAAGTGGAGAAAAAGTAGCGATTGTTGGAGCGAGTGGCTCCGGTAAGACGACGCTGGTGAAAGTGCTAAGTCGTCTTGTCGCACCGACTGATGGGCATGTGTATATTAATCGAGTTGATATTAGTAGTTATGAATTGCAGAGTCTGAGAAACAAAATTGGATTTATGACATCCACCCCGTTCATAGAAAATAGAACGATTGATACACTTTTGGTGAACCACCAGGAAGGGCAAAGCTTGATTAATAGATTTAGACTGCAGGATAATACATTATTTCATGATTTGTCGGAAACGGTTTCTGAATCAACTATTTCAGGTGGTCAAAAGAAACTGTATGGACTTTTGGACCTACTTCAAACTGAACATGAAATTCTGGTCTTTGATGAACTAACAACTGGTCTAGATTGGAAAACTGCGCAAGGGGTTATAAGTGAATTGTTAAAATCATCTGTAGGCGTAATTGTTATTACTCACGAGAATGTACTGTTGGAAAAATTCGACAAAATTATAGTCATGGACAATGGCAGGATAAGTCAAGTAGGAACTCCAGATGAAGTTATTCAGAAGAATAGTTTTTTTAGAAAGCTGGTTTGCGGCAATGAAAGTTAG
- a CDS encoding ATP-binding cassette domain-containing protein, translated as MKLFRRIVFLESWFAAMKVRDKKSYNQFFLKALRKKWYLVLESILSGTIRALVMLLPTYFTKLALNSISTGLTNKLVWYCLGIVISPLIVLFLYVLDTYLSQYVFQIVQRIREKVVGSLVQSSVDLKANQADGLYTNLYIGTQNIEDYYYSSLSNLTWYAATLVWGFGFMFEISWQITLSVIVITAIQIFLTTLNGAKIKKITAEKQNATKRGLALVGELFNQQENIKVQTRYRSEEKKVNGWFGQYYKILKQNVLVDWLSDFYSKIAQLIRMGIIFVLGIILFEQQKLLPGDLVALNTYILWLIPVIYGLQNWLLSRSSIDVYKNDLNLLMNKKDIQHFKKLMTGEIKSIRGANITSINIEKSNVTPLDFCIKSPGTYFVTGSSGSGKTSLMEMIVGLNQNFSGTVKINGYDIQTIDRESLYKRIKMVDQRNEIIDASLYENLFLDVNRDSFLSVYSALVKKMQLNNVFEQYYYSERSISDVGLSDGEKKRICVLRGLASNVETLILDEPTAGLDYKNKKVVISLIDAIRQGKLTIIVTHDNIENYDNVIEV; from the coding sequence ATGAAGTTATTCAGAAGAATAGTTTTTTTAGAAAGCTGGTTTGCGGCAATGAAAGTTAGAGATAAAAAGTCTTATAATCAGTTTTTTTTAAAAGCGCTTCGAAAAAAGTGGTACTTAGTTTTAGAGTCAATACTGTCTGGAACAATTAGGGCTTTAGTTATGCTGTTACCCACCTATTTTACGAAGTTAGCACTCAACTCTATATCAACTGGTCTCACTAATAAATTGGTATGGTACTGCTTGGGCATAGTCATCTCACCTTTGATTGTTTTGTTTTTATATGTGTTAGACACTTATTTAAGTCAATATGTCTTTCAAATCGTTCAAAGAATTCGAGAAAAAGTTGTCGGTAGTTTGGTGCAATCAAGTGTTGATTTAAAGGCGAATCAAGCTGATGGGTTATATACGAATTTATATATTGGAACTCAGAACATCGAAGATTATTACTACAGCTCTCTCAGTAACTTGACATGGTATGCTGCTACGCTGGTTTGGGGATTTGGATTTATGTTTGAAATTAGTTGGCAAATTACGTTGTCAGTGATAGTAATAACGGCAATTCAAATATTTCTTACTACTCTTAATGGCGCTAAGATTAAAAAGATTACTGCAGAAAAACAAAATGCGACAAAAAGAGGGCTGGCGCTTGTTGGCGAGCTTTTCAATCAACAGGAAAACATTAAGGTACAAACTAGATACAGAAGTGAAGAGAAAAAAGTAAACGGATGGTTTGGGCAATATTATAAGATATTAAAACAAAATGTCTTGGTCGACTGGTTAAGTGATTTCTATTCGAAAATAGCACAGCTGATAAGAATGGGTATAATTTTCGTTTTGGGTATTATACTGTTTGAACAGCAAAAATTACTTCCGGGAGATTTAGTCGCTCTCAATACCTATATTTTGTGGCTTATACCAGTCATTTATGGGTTGCAAAACTGGCTTCTAAGCAGATCTTCAATTGATGTATACAAAAATGATTTAAACCTTTTGATGAATAAAAAAGACATACAGCATTTTAAGAAGCTTATGACGGGTGAAATTAAATCTATTAGGGGTGCTAATATCACTTCGATAAATATTGAGAAATCTAATGTAACACCGCTTGATTTTTGTATTAAATCACCGGGAACTTATTTTGTAACAGGAAGTTCTGGAAGTGGGAAAACAAGTTTAATGGAAATGATCGTTGGACTAAATCAAAATTTTTCGGGTACAGTGAAAATAAATGGCTACGACATTCAAACTATTGATCGTGAGTCGCTCTATAAGAGAATAAAGATGGTTGACCAGCGGAACGAAATAATTGATGCTAGTTTATACGAAAACTTGTTTTTGGATGTTAATCGCGACTCTTTTTTGTCAGTATATTCAGCATTAGTTAAGAAAATGCAGTTAAATAACGTTTTTGAACAATACTATTATAGCGAACGCAGTATCAGTGATGTAGGATTGTCAGATGGAGAAAAAAAGCGGATTTGCGTTCTTCGTGGCTTGGCTAGCAATGTAGAAACGCTAATTTTAGATGAACCTACTGCTGGATTAGATTATAAGAACAAAAAAGTCGTGATTAGTTTGATTGATGCAATTAGACAAGGTAAGCTAACTATTATTGTGACGCATGATAATATTGAAAATTACGACAATGTAATTGAAGTGTGA
- a CDS encoding baeRF6 domain-containing protein — protein sequence METMVKNDLTQLMQQRDDGPFIAIYGNTAVVMNDLNRRRLQFKQLINDAETQMAHHFPKTDFAPYQQQLTQLIDDNAFWLQHTGPQTGIITNGRDLHVFDLQYPTENQVIVNSMPAIRPVLADRQHQFDFDLLALNEDSMALYAQRDGRFIEIELPADAPRTLTEALGTEKRGGDLNFNASPVHGANYHGHNAKAEERDIDQRNYYQQVATYVQAYSQRTQRPLILMGLPHNQAVFRAINKNPYLSQHLMIDKSPSNLTLGAMQTATEPVQTKWHTQLADIMMERYDQAQSRQLAIDDPFDMIKPALSGRIDTLIVAADANVAGGLPTTTVEQPDPVAAPDNLIDDLVDVVMAMNGQIRIIPADRMPVETAALAIMRY from the coding sequence ATGGAAACGATGGTTAAAAACGATCTCACACAACTGATGCAACAGCGCGACGACGGCCCCTTCATTGCAATCTATGGCAATACGGCCGTTGTCATGAACGACCTGAACCGCCGCCGCTTACAATTCAAACAATTAATTAACGACGCTGAAACCCAGATGGCCCACCACTTTCCCAAGACAGACTTTGCGCCTTATCAGCAACAGTTGACCCAACTGATCGATGATAACGCTTTTTGGCTTCAACACACGGGGCCTCAAACGGGGATTATTACCAACGGCCGCGATTTACACGTCTTTGACCTGCAATACCCAACCGAAAATCAAGTCATCGTCAATAGTATGCCTGCGATTCGTCCGGTGCTCGCCGACCGTCAACATCAATTTGATTTTGATTTGTTAGCGCTTAACGAAGATAGCATGGCACTCTATGCACAACGTGACGGTCGCTTCATTGAAATCGAGCTGCCCGCGGACGCTCCCCGGACTTTGACAGAAGCACTGGGTACTGAAAAACGCGGTGGTGACCTGAATTTCAACGCGAGTCCGGTCCACGGCGCGAACTATCACGGCCACAACGCCAAAGCCGAAGAACGGGATATTGACCAGCGCAACTATTACCAACAAGTCGCAACCTACGTCCAAGCCTACTCACAACGGACACAACGCCCACTGATTTTGATGGGCTTGCCGCACAATCAAGCTGTCTTTCGGGCAATCAACAAGAACCCGTACTTGTCGCAACACTTGATGATTGATAAATCGCCAAGCAACTTAACGTTAGGTGCCATGCAAACGGCCACTGAACCTGTTCAGACCAAATGGCATACGCAGCTCGCCGACATCATGATGGAGCGTTACGACCAGGCCCAATCACGGCAACTCGCCATTGATGATCCCTTCGACATGATCAAACCCGCACTCAGCGGTCGCATCGACACCTTGATCGTTGCAGCTGACGCGAATGTCGCTGGTGGCCTGCCAACAACCACCGTCGAACAACCCGATCCCGTCGCCGCACCGGATAACCTAATCGATGACCTCGTCGATGTGGTGATGGCAATGAATGGCCAGATTCGCATCATCCCAGCTGACCGGATGCCCGTCGAAACTGCCGCTCTCGCCATCATGCGGTACTGA
- a CDS encoding class A sortase, giving the protein MKSKQHPGLKWLGRGVFVLLVLVSLALIFNEQIKSWLVSSYSPTVTTKTVKQNAKKKSDFNFSKVKSLDFQTVAKARMNKNAIHVIGSIAIPSIDLYLPIGNGVSNETLALAAGTMKADQKMGQGNYALAGHHMIKHGALFSPLYYKSKVGQMIYVSDAKKIYAYKTSQRTFIKATDVQVIDDVPGKKLITLITCDKTGAGRLMIRGTYVQKWSFKSAPAKVQKAFTSHFNNKY; this is encoded by the coding sequence ATGAAGTCCAAGCAACATCCCGGGTTAAAGTGGTTAGGTCGGGGCGTCTTTGTCCTGCTAGTGTTAGTGTCGTTGGCGCTGATTTTTAATGAGCAGATCAAGAGTTGGTTGGTCAGTTCATATTCACCAACGGTCACGACCAAAACGGTCAAACAGAATGCTAAGAAAAAGAGTGATTTCAACTTTTCAAAAGTTAAATCGTTGGACTTTCAAACGGTCGCGAAAGCCCGCATGAATAAGAACGCGATTCACGTGATTGGTTCGATTGCGATTCCGTCCATTGATTTATACTTACCGATTGGAAATGGTGTCAGCAACGAGACGCTCGCTTTAGCCGCGGGAACGATGAAGGCTGATCAAAAGATGGGACAGGGGAACTACGCACTGGCCGGTCACCATATGATCAAGCACGGCGCTCTATTTAGCCCGCTCTATTACAAGAGTAAGGTTGGTCAAATGATTTATGTCAGTGATGCGAAGAAGATTTACGCTTACAAGACGAGTCAACGGACCTTTATTAAGGCGACGGATGTCCAAGTGATCGATGACGTGCCCGGCAAAAAGCTGATTACGTTGATTACGTGTGACAAGACCGGAGCGGGCCGACTGATGATTCGCGGAACGTATGTCCAAAAATGGTCGTTCAAGTCGGCACCAGCTAAGGTTCAGAAGGCCTTTACAAGTCATTTTAACAACAAATATTAA
- a CDS encoding LemA family protein, with the protein MVGLIIVAVILVLIAIYVVIYNGLVKSRMYTQEAWSQIDVQLKRRTDLIPNLVNTVKGYAKHEKSTLAEVISLRNQLTQVPSGDHQQAMAVSDQLTNSLKSIFALAESYPDLKANQEFGKLMEELTNTENKIAYSRQLFNSSAASYNMKLQQFPSNIIAGIHHFKDVEFLTVPEAEKTAPTVSFED; encoded by the coding sequence ATGGTTGGTTTAATTATCGTGGCGGTCATTTTAGTCTTGATCGCAATCTACGTGGTTATTTATAACGGCTTAGTGAAGTCGCGGATGTATACGCAGGAAGCCTGGAGTCAAATCGACGTGCAACTCAAACGGCGGACGGATTTGATTCCTAACCTGGTCAATACGGTCAAGGGCTATGCCAAGCATGAAAAGAGCACTTTGGCTGAGGTCATTTCGTTACGGAACCAATTAACGCAAGTTCCAAGTGGCGATCACCAACAGGCCATGGCAGTTTCGGATCAATTAACAAATTCGTTGAAGAGTATCTTTGCTTTAGCTGAAAGTTATCCTGATTTGAAAGCGAACCAAGAATTTGGCAAGCTGATGGAAGAGTTAACGAATACTGAAAATAAGATTGCGTATTCACGGCAATTATTTAACTCGAGTGCCGCTAGTTATAACATGAAGTTACAACAGTTCCCATCCAATATCATTGCGGGAATTCATCACTTTAAGGATGTTGAATTCTTAACGGTCCCTGAAGCTGAAAAAACAGCACCAACTGTTTCATTTGAAGATTAG
- the htpX gene encoding zinc metalloprotease HtpX has protein sequence MLFEQIARNKRHTVYVMAAFVVLLAVIGLAVGYVFFNSSLAGLIIAMIAAGFYMLLMISQSTDIVMNMNHARELHHADDDPELWHIVEDMALVAKVPMPRVFIIDDESPNAFATGNNPEHAAVAVTTGIQARLNREEMEGVIGHEMSHVRNYDIRLQTIALALTAAISLLVNWGMNAFWWGGGRRSRDNDRDSNGAQALLMVLAVVVIILAPLAASLVQMALSRNREYLADAGSVELTRNPLGLINALEKIDDSQPMQQVDPSSAALYISDPFKAKKSWTHLFETHPPMADRIARLKNM, from the coding sequence ATGTTATTTGAGCAAATTGCCCGCAACAAGCGGCACACGGTATACGTGATGGCCGCTTTTGTCGTTTTACTGGCCGTCATCGGCCTCGCTGTGGGCTATGTCTTTTTCAACAGTTCGCTGGCTGGACTGATCATTGCCATGATTGCGGCCGGCTTTTATATGTTACTCATGATTAGTCAGTCGACGGACATCGTCATGAATATGAATCATGCGCGTGAGTTACATCATGCGGACGATGATCCTGAGTTATGGCACATCGTCGAAGACATGGCACTAGTGGCTAAAGTACCGATGCCACGCGTATTTATCATTGACGATGAGAGCCCCAATGCGTTTGCGACCGGCAATAATCCGGAACACGCTGCGGTCGCGGTCACTACTGGGATTCAGGCTCGGTTGAATCGTGAAGAGATGGAAGGCGTGATTGGCCACGAGATGAGTCACGTGCGTAATTACGACATTCGCTTACAGACGATTGCACTGGCCTTAACGGCGGCCATTAGCCTGTTAGTCAACTGGGGCATGAATGCCTTTTGGTGGGGCGGTGGTCGGCGCAGTCGTGATAATGATCGCGATAGTAACGGCGCCCAAGCCCTATTGATGGTGCTTGCCGTGGTCGTCATCATTCTGGCTCCGTTAGCCGCTAGTCTGGTGCAGATGGCCCTGTCTAGGAACCGCGAATACTTGGCGGACGCGGGTAGTGTTGAACTCACGCGTAATCCACTGGGCCTGATCAATGCGTTAGAAAAAATCGACGACAGTCAGCCGATGCAACAAGTGGATCCTAGCAGTGCCGCGTTGTATATCTCCGACCCGTTCAAGGCTAAGAAATCATGGACGCACCTCTTTGAGACGCACCCACCGATGGCTGACCGAATTGCCCGCCTAAAAAATATGTAA
- a CDS encoding UDP-N-acetylmuramoyl-tripeptide--D-alanyl-D-alanine ligase, with protein sequence MKMQVAEIAKAVEAVNAEQAWPDVNVTGVAFDSRHLQAGDLFIPLMGANDGHQYIQSAIEHGAVATLWASDHADNVPESIPVIMVADTLTALQQLGQYYLQKINPKVVAVTGSNGKTTTKDMIASVLSTQFNVTKTHANFNNQIGVPVTLLSMEPNTEVVVVEMGMDHFGELDFLSRLVQPDVAVITMIGEAHIEFFGTRDRIADAKLEIVHGLKEDGTFIFNGDEPLLQERAKEVSQHQRTFGLDATNTLAGSEITTSRAQTQFKASLWPDATYTIPMMGAYNVNNALAALLVGDTFHIRPAAAQQAIASFVPTENRTEWLTGQRGEAILSDVYNSNPTAARRVLAAFAAVPTKGKRIAVLGDMLELGDQSDALHMSLASELDPATIQSVYLNGEHMRALAEVLQDKYPAGSIHYYATDQQPQLIDALTAAVEADDQVLLKGSHGIHLENVLAALQAAPEK encoded by the coding sequence ATGAAGATGCAAGTTGCCGAAATTGCCAAGGCCGTTGAAGCGGTCAATGCCGAACAGGCTTGGCCCGACGTCAATGTAACGGGAGTGGCGTTTGATAGCCGGCACCTGCAAGCGGGGGATTTATTCATACCGCTGATGGGTGCCAATGATGGTCATCAATATATTCAAAGTGCAATCGAGCACGGGGCCGTTGCGACCTTATGGGCCAGCGACCACGCCGACAATGTTCCTGAAAGTATCCCGGTGATTATGGTCGCCGACACGTTGACCGCGTTACAACAACTGGGTCAGTATTACTTACAAAAAATCAATCCGAAGGTCGTCGCCGTGACGGGCAGTAATGGGAAGACTACGACCAAGGACATGATTGCCAGTGTGCTGAGTACGCAGTTTAACGTCACCAAAACGCATGCGAACTTCAATAACCAGATTGGGGTGCCGGTCACTTTACTTAGTATGGAACCCAACACCGAGGTCGTGGTGGTCGAAATGGGCATGGACCATTTTGGCGAGCTCGACTTTCTCAGCCGCTTAGTCCAACCAGATGTTGCGGTGATTACGATGATTGGTGAAGCGCACATTGAATTCTTCGGCACGCGTGACCGGATTGCGGATGCCAAGTTAGAAATCGTCCATGGACTCAAAGAAGATGGGACCTTCATCTTTAATGGTGATGAACCGCTATTACAAGAACGGGCCAAAGAAGTGAGTCAACATCAACGGACCTTTGGACTAGATGCGACGAACACCTTAGCGGGTAGTGAAATCACGACCAGTCGCGCTCAGACACAGTTCAAAGCGAGCTTGTGGCCGGATGCAACTTACACGATTCCAATGATGGGCGCCTACAACGTCAACAATGCCTTGGCTGCACTCTTAGTTGGTGATACGTTCCATATTCGACCAGCCGCTGCGCAACAAGCTATTGCGAGCTTCGTGCCAACTGAGAATCGGACGGAATGGCTGACGGGCCAACGTGGCGAAGCTATTTTGAGTGATGTTTATAATTCCAACCCAACTGCTGCGCGGCGTGTGTTGGCCGCATTTGCAGCCGTTCCGACCAAGGGCAAGCGCATCGCCGTTTTAGGAGACATGCTTGAATTGGGTGACCAATCGGACGCCTTACACATGAGTCTGGCAAGCGAATTAGATCCTGCCACGATTCAAAGTGTGTACTTGAATGGTGAACACATGCGGGCCTTGGCGGAAGTTTTGCAAGACAAGTACCCGGCTGGTAGTATCCACTACTACGCGACGGATCAACAGCCGCAACTGATTGACGCCTTAACGGCAGCGGTTGAAGCTGATGATCAAGTCCTATTGAAGGGGAGTCACGGCATTCATCTCGAAA